One window of the Halobacillus litoralis genome contains the following:
- the pepT gene encoding peptidase T gives MKKELLERFTSYVKIDTQSDEKSDKTPSTEGQWDLAHQLVEELKAIGMSDVTVDEHAYVMATLPSNTDKDVPTIGFLAHIDTAPDFTGSNVKPQVVENYDGGDIFLNENVKLTPGEFPELVTYKGQTLITTDGTTLLGADNKAGVTEIMTALNHLLKHPEIRHGEVRVAFTPDEEIGRGPQKFDVDRFGASYAYTVDGGPVGELQFESFNAATAQVTFHGHSVHPGTAKGKMVNASKLAIEFQNALPEKEAPEYTEEYEGFYHMHSFEGDVEKAELIYLVRDHDKEKFEKKKTTLIKYAGQMKEKHGEDRVSIEINDQYYNMGDKIRPQIQIVDIARKAMEKLSITPLVKPIRGGTDGSQLSYMGLPTPNIFTGGENFHGKYEYISLEGMEKSSKVIVEIARLFEEETDL, from the coding sequence TTGAAAAAAGAATTACTCGAACGCTTCACATCATATGTGAAAATAGATACCCAGTCTGATGAAAAAAGTGATAAAACCCCTTCTACGGAAGGCCAATGGGACCTTGCACATCAACTGGTAGAAGAATTAAAAGCTATAGGTATGAGTGATGTTACTGTGGATGAGCATGCTTATGTGATGGCAACACTTCCTTCCAATACAGATAAAGATGTACCTACCATCGGATTTCTTGCTCATATTGATACAGCGCCAGATTTCACAGGAAGTAACGTAAAGCCGCAAGTGGTTGAAAATTATGATGGGGGAGACATATTTCTAAATGAAAACGTTAAGTTGACGCCTGGAGAGTTTCCTGAACTTGTTACATATAAAGGTCAAACCTTGATTACAACAGATGGTACAACTCTTCTTGGGGCTGATAACAAAGCGGGGGTAACTGAAATCATGACGGCTTTGAACCACCTTTTGAAGCACCCGGAAATTAGGCATGGGGAAGTGAGAGTAGCTTTTACGCCAGATGAGGAAATCGGTAGAGGACCCCAAAAGTTCGATGTGGATCGTTTTGGTGCTTCTTATGCTTATACAGTAGATGGCGGGCCCGTGGGTGAATTACAGTTCGAAAGTTTTAATGCAGCTACAGCTCAGGTCACTTTTCATGGGCACAGTGTTCATCCAGGAACGGCCAAAGGAAAAATGGTCAATGCATCCAAGCTGGCCATTGAATTTCAGAATGCTTTGCCCGAAAAAGAAGCACCGGAATATACAGAAGAATATGAAGGTTTTTACCACATGCATTCTTTTGAAGGTGATGTGGAAAAAGCGGAACTGATTTATCTCGTACGCGATCATGATAAAGAAAAGTTCGAAAAAAAGAAAACTACTCTTATAAAGTATGCGGGTCAAATGAAGGAAAAACACGGAGAGGATCGAGTATCCATCGAAATAAATGATCAGTATTACAACATGGGTGATAAAATCCGTCCACAAATACAGATAGTAGATATTGCTCGCAAAGCGATGGAAAAGTTGAGTATAACTCCTTTAGTCAAACCGATTCGCGGAGGGACAGATGGCTCACAATTGTCTTATATGGGGCTGCCTACGCCTAATATCTTTACTGGAGGGGAAAATTTTCATGGCAAATATGAATACATATCCCTGGAAGGTATGGAAAAATCATCTAAAGTGATTGTCGAAATAGCGAGACTTTTTGAAGAAGAAACCGATCTTTGA
- a CDS encoding MFS transporter has protein sequence MQQPKLWTWPFIFLILANLFTFMSFQMLLPNLPPYIESIGGSSLQIGLITTTFAFAAILIRPFIGHILMTRPRKILVVTGAISLLIMTALYPATQVVVVLLLIRFIHGLAWGWSTTVNGTAAVDIVPRRRVGEGMGYFGLSVTVGMIMAPSLGIYLYQSFSFNLLVWIALALGGVAIVLFSVTRFVTPDQVYENQKNPPPFSFTGSLIEKKSAYPALVTILNTFGYGSVVTYIVIFGNEQGLSGTFLFYFFNALLATVTRPITGRYFDKHGPWKLIIVCSGLSFIAMWILALASSNLHLVLAGAVFGIGFGSMMPALQAWVISKTTTERSGIANGMYYSSIDLGIGSSAFILGFIYQYVTTATLFKLSSFLFILVMVLTLLDYRKQTEPWQSPQ, from the coding sequence ATGCAACAACCTAAACTATGGACATGGCCTTTCATTTTTTTGATATTAGCTAATTTATTCACATTCATGAGTTTTCAAATGTTACTCCCCAACCTCCCTCCCTACATCGAGTCGATCGGGGGGAGCAGTTTACAAATCGGGCTCATTACGACAACTTTTGCTTTTGCCGCTATCCTCATACGTCCATTCATAGGTCATATATTAATGACCCGACCGAGAAAAATTTTGGTAGTTACAGGTGCTATCTCTCTATTGATCATGACAGCCTTGTACCCAGCGACTCAGGTAGTAGTTGTCCTACTTCTTATCCGCTTCATCCATGGACTTGCCTGGGGTTGGTCGACGACGGTTAACGGAACAGCAGCCGTTGACATTGTTCCAAGGAGAAGAGTCGGCGAAGGGATGGGGTATTTTGGACTTTCTGTAACAGTCGGAATGATCATGGCGCCAAGTCTCGGTATTTATCTTTATCAGAGTTTTTCTTTCAACCTCCTTGTATGGATTGCTTTAGCACTTGGGGGCGTCGCTATTGTTTTATTTTCAGTCACTCGTTTTGTTACGCCAGACCAAGTTTATGAAAACCAGAAAAACCCCCCTCCCTTCTCTTTCACTGGATCATTGATTGAGAAAAAAAGTGCATACCCTGCTCTAGTGACCATTCTCAATACGTTCGGTTATGGGTCGGTTGTTACATACATAGTCATTTTCGGAAATGAACAAGGGTTGTCGGGAACATTCCTTTTTTATTTTTTCAACGCCTTGTTAGCAACAGTCACCCGTCCTATCACGGGGCGTTATTTTGATAAACATGGCCCGTGGAAGTTGATTATTGTATGTTCTGGGCTTTCATTCATCGCTATGTGGATTCTGGCTTTAGCCAGCTCCAATTTACATCTCGTCCTTGCCGGAGCTGTATTCGGTATCGGCTTCGGTTCTATGATGCCTGCACTTCAAGCATGGGTTATTTCAAAAACAACGACAGAAAGAAGCGGAATAGCCAATGGGATGTATTATTCTTCGATCGATCTCGGGATTGGTTCAAGTGCTTTTATTCTTGGGTTTATTTATCAATACGTTACAACTGCCACCCTTTTCAAGCTCTCGAGCTTTCTTTTCATCCTTGTAATGGTATTGACCTTGTTGGATTACAGAAAGCAAACCGAACCGTGGCAGTCTCCGCAATGA
- a CDS encoding AI-2E family transporter — protein sequence MIHKRWFQVIAAAILISLLILLLHKIQFFFDPILTYIGAVAVPLIGGGILFYISRPILKLLEKYRIPRISAILIIFLFYIFIGFLITRFIAPIAQEQFTKLVNNIPEMAEMLGETITYWHQNQDIIPSQFNGTIESVTQNLQTYLQNASKIIINVISQLIGFIFALVLIPFFLFFMLKDGDKLVPFVKQFLNKRAAKSFEKLAHSVDYTLNAFILGQMTVSIVVGLLLLIGYMIIDLNYALTLSLFAMVMNVIPFVGPFLAVVPAILVGLFQDPILAVWVVVITIIAQQLEGNFVSPNVMGKALNIHPLTIITLILAAGSLAGFLGLLFAIPAYAVVKAITSHFYNEWLERKAETDHK from the coding sequence ATGATTCATAAACGTTGGTTTCAAGTTATAGCAGCAGCAATTTTAATCTCGTTGCTCATATTATTGCTGCACAAAATCCAGTTCTTCTTCGATCCGATCTTGACCTATATCGGAGCTGTAGCCGTTCCTTTAATCGGGGGCGGAATCCTATTTTATATCTCCAGACCGATTCTCAAGCTTTTAGAAAAGTACCGCATCCCGCGCATTTCAGCTATTTTGATTATCTTTCTGTTTTATATCTTTATCGGATTCTTAATTACAAGATTCATCGCCCCGATTGCTCAGGAGCAATTCACTAAGCTTGTGAACAACATTCCGGAAATGGCTGAGATGCTGGGTGAAACGATCACTTATTGGCACCAGAATCAGGATATTATCCCAAGCCAGTTCAACGGGACGATTGAGAGTGTCACTCAAAATTTACAGACATACCTGCAAAACGCTTCCAAGATTATCATCAACGTCATAAGCCAATTGATCGGCTTTATTTTCGCACTTGTACTCATTCCATTTTTCTTGTTTTTCATGTTGAAAGATGGCGATAAGCTCGTACCCTTTGTGAAACAATTCCTGAATAAACGAGCAGCAAAGAGTTTTGAAAAACTTGCCCACTCTGTCGACTACACGTTGAATGCTTTTATTCTAGGTCAAATGACTGTAAGCATCGTAGTCGGTCTTTTGCTCTTGATAGGTTATATGATCATCGATCTCAACTATGCTTTGACCTTGTCCTTATTTGCAATGGTCATGAATGTCATCCCATTCGTCGGTCCTTTCTTAGCTGTTGTCCCAGCCATTCTCGTCGGTCTTTTCCAGGATCCAATCCTCGCCGTTTGGGTCGTCGTCATCACCATCATCGCTCAGCAACTAGAAGGAAACTTTGTATCCCCGAATGTCATGGGGAAAGCTTTAAACATTCATCCCCTGACGATCATCACCTTGATCCTGGCGGCTGGAAGTTTAGCCGGATTCCTTGGACTGCTGTTTGCCATCCCGGCTTACGCTGTAGTCAAAGCCATTACCAGCCACTTTTATAACGAATGGTTAGAAAGAAAAGCCGAAACGGACCATAAATAA